One stretch of Sylvia atricapilla isolate bSylAtr1 chromosome 4, bSylAtr1.pri, whole genome shotgun sequence DNA includes these proteins:
- the NPY2R gene encoding neuropeptide Y receptor type 2 — translation MGPLEAVGEENQTDEMKMELFTKLYLTRYTTPLNELALDPKPELKDSTTLVEVQIILIFAYCSIILLGVIGNSLVIHVIIKFKSMRTVTNFFIANLAVADLLVNTLCLPFTLVYTLLGEWKLGSVLCHLVPYAQALAVHVSTVTLTVIALDRHRCIVYHLESKISKRISFLIIGVAWAVSALLASPLAIFREYSLIEIIPDFKIVVCSEKWPGEGQLNYGTIYSISMLLIQYVLPLAVISFAYIRIWTKLKNHVSPGAGNDHYHHRRRKTTKMLVCVVVVFAVSWLPFHTFQLVSDIDSQVLDLKEYKLIYTVFHVIAMCSTFANPLLYGWMNNNYRTAFLTAFQCEQRLDSIHPEVSAAFKARKKLEAKRIQFPGDSFTQPTNV, via the coding sequence ATGGGGCCCCTGGAAGCAGTAGGTGAGGAAAACCAGacagatgaaatgaaaatggaGCTGTTCACTAAGCTGTACTTGACAAGATACACCACACCACTCAATGAATTGGCTCTGGATCCTAAACCAGAACTGAAGGACAGCACAACACTTGTTGAAGTACAGATAATTCTCATCTTTGCTTACTGCTCCATCATCCTGCTGGGGGTGATCGGAAACTCCCTCGTGATCCACGTGATCATCAAATTCAAAAGCATGCGCACAGTGACTAACTTCTTCATTGCCAACCTGGCAGTGGCCGACCTGCTGGTGAACACACTGTGTCTGCCCTTCACGTTGGTTTACACGCTCTTGGGCGAATGGAAGCTGGGCTCGGTGTTGTGCCACCTGGTGCCTTATGCCCAGGCCCTTGCTGTCCACGTGTCTACAGTCACTTTGACTGTGATCGCTCTGGATCGTCACCGCTGCATCGTCTACCACTTGGAAAGCAAAATCTCTAAACGGATCAGCTTCCTAATTATAGGAGTGGCCTGGGCAGTCAGTGCCCTGTTGGCAAGTCCCCTGGCCATTTTCCGTGAGTACTCGTTGATTGAGATCATTCCAGACTTCAAGATTGTGGTCTGCTCTGAGAAGTGGCCAGGGGAGGGGCAGCTCAACTATGGCACCATCTACAGCATCTCCATGCTCCTGATCCAGTATGTGCTGCCTCTGGCAGTCATCTCCTTTGCCTACATCCGTATTTGGACCAAGCTCAAGAACCACGTtagccctggggcagggaatgaCCACTATCACCACCGGCGCCGGAAAACCACCAAGATGCTGGTGTGCGTGGTTGTGGTGTTTGCTGTCAGCTGGCTGCCCTTCCACACTTTCCAGCTGGTCAGTGACATTGACAGTCAGGTGTTAGACCTGAAAGAGTACAAACTGATCTACACGGTGTTCCACGTCATCGCCATGTGCTCGACGTTTGCTAACCCCCTTCTCTATGGCTGGATGAATAACAACTACAGGACGGCCTTCCTCACGGCCTTCCAGTGTGAACAGCGGCTGGACTCCATCCACCCTGAAGTATCAGCAGCTTTCAAAGCCAGGAAGAAACTAGAAGCCAAGAGGATTCAGTTCCCTGGGGACTCTTTCACACAACCTACCAATGTCTAA
- the LOC136360830 gene encoding cuticle collagen 2C-like — protein sequence MRRRCPPASLSHSRGHTPVPGTDSRAGDRQPCRGQTAVPGRCGDPAAAPCRDRHPVSLSRSYLPFAPRRRARHGGLLPREPLCQGRCARAGRGAQPVAPQRAGCPGSPGRLGCRRSPRAALPSRAAGPQRRSPRTKFGGGGGPRTPGGRHGRAGPPTGLGSGGARRRLRPPGSGRGEGCGQRPGCAGRPSAGLCRLPPARAVVHVLKTESDAFQDQYLADDICAVLNELSLGQTELSLKD from the exons ATGCGGCGCCGCTGCCCTCCCGCCTCCCTGAGCCATTCCCGGGGGCACACACCCGTGCCGGGGACAGACAGCCGTGCCGGGGACAGACAGCCGTGCCGGGGACAGACAGCCGTGCCCGGGCGCTGCGGGGatcccgccgccgccccgtGTCGGGATCGCCACCCCGTATCCCTCTCCCGTTCTTACCTTCCGTTCGCCCCGCGCAGGCGAGCGAGGCACGGCGGGCTGCTGCCCCGGGAGCcgctgtgccagggcaggtgtgccagggcagggcgGGGAGCGCAGCCCGTCGCTCCGCAGCGGGCCGGCTGCCCCGGTTCCCCGGGCCGGCTCGGGTGCCGGCGCTCACCCCGCGCCGCTCTCCCTTcccgggcggcggggccgcagCGCCGCTCGCCCCGTACAAAGTTtggaggcggcggcggcccccgcACGCCGGGAGGGCGGCACGGCCGGGCGGGCCCGCCGACGGGGCTGGGCtcgggcggggcgcggcgccGGCTCCGCCCGCCGGGCTCCGGGCGCGGGGAAGGCTGCGGGCAGCgcccgggctgtgccggccgaccctcagcagggctgtgccggctgcccccggcccgggct GTTGTGCATGTTCTTAAAACTGAATCAGATGCTTTTCAGGATCAGTATTTGGCTGATGATATCTGTGCAGTGCTGAATGAGTTGTCTTTGGGACAAACAGAACTAAGTTTGAAAGATTAA